A single genomic interval of Aureliella helgolandensis harbors:
- the argH gene encoding argininosuccinate lyase: MTQSPSRSGVFSASTDKRLEAFGESISFDHRLFRHDIRGSIAHARMLAKQQLLTEEEFQTIEQSLREIETEIEQGKMPFRNELEDIHMHIESRLIELIGDTGRKLHTARSRNDQVNTDFRMWVREALDTIDALLQELQRAFLSRCDGDFDIILPAYTHLQRAQPVLAPHYWLCYIEKYQRDRERLADCRKRVNVCGLGAAACAGTTLPIDRDATARELDFERVAANSIDVSSDRDFVLEAGFVLAMIAEHLSGWAEEWILWSTVEFNFIQLPHQFCTGSSIMPQKVNPDTLELTRGKSARVLGNLQTLMILVKGLPLAYNRDLQEDKPPLFDSFETVRACLELAIPIVEQSVLQRKSIASRLDQGYLDATTLMEHLMIRGIPQRTAHHLVGTLVGMAQESGVRLADLTDAQLKTAHPELDESVREVLGVEKAVKAYQSYGSSSPDQVRSQIHSWREQLQ, from the coding sequence TTGACCCAATCCCCCTCGCGTAGCGGCGTATTCTCTGCCTCCACTGACAAACGACTCGAGGCGTTCGGCGAGAGCATCAGTTTTGACCACCGACTCTTTAGGCATGATATTCGAGGCTCGATCGCGCACGCGCGGATGCTGGCAAAACAGCAACTCCTAACCGAAGAAGAATTCCAGACCATTGAGCAATCGCTCCGCGAAATCGAAACCGAGATCGAGCAGGGCAAGATGCCCTTTCGCAATGAGCTGGAAGATATCCATATGCATATCGAGAGCCGCCTGATTGAGCTCATTGGCGACACGGGGCGGAAGCTGCACACCGCTCGCAGCCGCAACGATCAGGTCAATACCGACTTCCGCATGTGGGTGCGTGAAGCGTTGGACACCATCGACGCTCTTCTACAAGAGCTCCAGCGCGCGTTTCTGTCGCGGTGTGATGGCGATTTCGACATCATCCTGCCCGCCTACACGCACTTGCAACGCGCCCAACCGGTACTGGCCCCTCACTACTGGCTGTGCTACATCGAAAAATACCAGCGAGATCGCGAGCGGCTCGCCGATTGTCGCAAGAGAGTGAACGTCTGCGGGCTGGGCGCTGCGGCCTGCGCGGGCACCACGCTTCCCATCGATCGTGACGCGACGGCCCGTGAACTCGATTTCGAACGGGTCGCAGCCAACAGCATCGATGTCAGTAGCGACCGCGACTTCGTGCTCGAAGCCGGCTTCGTCCTGGCCATGATCGCCGAACACCTCAGTGGCTGGGCCGAAGAATGGATTCTGTGGTCCACGGTGGAATTCAACTTCATCCAGCTACCCCATCAGTTCTGCACCGGTTCGTCGATCATGCCTCAAAAGGTTAATCCCGATACTCTGGAGCTCACCCGAGGCAAATCGGCTCGAGTATTGGGGAATCTGCAGACCCTCATGATCCTCGTAAAAGGCTTGCCACTGGCTTACAACCGTGACCTGCAAGAGGACAAGCCCCCACTCTTTGACTCGTTCGAGACCGTCCGAGCCTGCCTCGAACTGGCCATCCCCATCGTCGAACAATCGGTCTTGCAACGGAAGTCAATTGCCAGCCGGTTGGACCAAGGCTACTTGGATGCCACGACCCTCATGGAACACTTGATGATTCGTGGGATTCCACAGCGCACCGCACACCACTTGGTAGGGACGCTAGTTGGAATGGCCCAAGAGAGTGGTGTGCGACTAGCCGATTTGACCGATGCACAGCTAAAAACAGCTCATCCGGAACTCGACGAATCAGTCCGCGAGGTCCTAGGGGTGGAAAAAGCGGTAAAAGCCTACCAAAGCTACGGGTCGAGTAGCCCGGACCAAGTACGATCACAGATTCATTCTTGGCGCGAGCAATTACAATAG
- a CDS encoding sigma-54 interaction domain-containing protein, protein MQAVYATTRRVAQSNASVLLLGETGTGKELIAGAIHRLSDRRSGPFVKVNCGALSESLLESELFGHVRGAFTSAVSNRTGRFEAAHSGTIFLDEINSTSLILQVKLLRVLQEREFERVGDTSTITVDTRVIAASNRDLTTEVQEERFREDLYWRLNVVPIDIPPLRRRPEDIPALVVHFLNYYNEANNRFVVHIQKEALELMQHYHWPGNVRELQNYIERAVVMADGDELTVELLPDVVRGAAPGSRTVSLRGVDFDTLAQEMVEQGVREAEREKVDIHSFVVNRIEKEVIAHVLADCNFVQTKAAAKLGINRNTLHKKVKDYNLESPDSSEDAG, encoded by the coding sequence ATGCAAGCGGTGTACGCGACAACTCGCCGCGTTGCTCAGAGCAATGCCTCGGTCCTGCTCTTGGGCGAAACGGGGACCGGGAAAGAATTAATCGCCGGAGCCATCCACCGGCTGAGCGATCGTCGCTCGGGCCCGTTTGTAAAAGTCAACTGCGGGGCGCTCAGCGAAAGCTTGCTAGAAAGCGAGTTGTTCGGTCATGTGCGAGGTGCGTTTACCAGTGCCGTATCCAATCGCACGGGACGCTTCGAAGCGGCTCACAGCGGCACGATCTTCCTGGACGAAATTAACAGCACCTCCTTGATCCTACAGGTCAAACTCCTGCGAGTTCTGCAGGAGCGCGAATTTGAGCGGGTCGGAGATACATCCACCATCACGGTCGATACGCGAGTCATTGCCGCTAGCAACCGCGATCTGACGACCGAGGTGCAAGAGGAGCGATTCCGAGAGGATCTCTACTGGCGACTTAACGTCGTGCCCATTGATATCCCTCCTCTGCGAAGACGCCCCGAAGACATTCCCGCTCTGGTCGTCCATTTTCTGAATTATTACAACGAAGCCAACAATCGCTTCGTCGTGCACATTCAGAAGGAGGCTCTTGAGCTGATGCAGCACTACCACTGGCCGGGAAATGTGCGCGAGCTGCAGAATTACATCGAACGCGCAGTCGTGATGGCGGATGGTGACGAATTGACGGTCGAATTGCTCCCCGATGTGGTGCGCGGAGCGGCGCCAGGTAGCCGTACCGTTTCACTGCGTGGGGTCGATTTTGACACGCTTGCCCAAGAAATGGTCGAACAAGGGGTACGCGAAGCGGAGCGGGAGAAAGTGGATATCCACAGCTTTGTCGTCAACCGCATCGAGAAGGAAGTGATCGCCCACGTCTTGGCCGACTGCAATTTCGTCCAAACCAAAGCAGCCGCGAAACTAGGGATCAATCGCAATACGCTCCATAAAAAAGTCAAGGATTACAACCTGGAGTCCCCCGACTCGAGCGAGGACGCTGGCTAG
- a CDS encoding DUF480 domain-containing protein codes for MDEPLATPQPAEPQGPPAPLPPKHRRILGVLMEKARTTPDAYPLSLNGLVTGCNQKSNRYPLMNLTSEQVEDEVIAMREAGVIAEVHGGGRVPKYRHYGYDYLGVKGAEAAIMTELLLRGEQTAGDLRSRASRFEPIADLGTLAALLTNLMDRGLVVALTPAGRGQVFTHNLYLPQELEQLKAEHAGGSPAANPQPRSSTSELHAGESHSAMAATKAAPPASAAAQEEFEALREEVVELRMLVEQLTDRLDRLES; via the coding sequence ATGGACGAACCCCTCGCTACGCCTCAACCAGCTGAGCCTCAAGGCCCACCGGCCCCCTTGCCTCCCAAGCATCGCCGCATTCTGGGCGTCTTGATGGAAAAGGCGCGAACGACGCCGGATGCGTATCCACTTTCACTCAATGGGCTGGTGACGGGATGCAACCAGAAAAGCAATCGCTATCCCCTAATGAATCTAACGTCCGAGCAGGTCGAGGATGAGGTGATCGCGATGCGCGAGGCGGGCGTTATCGCTGAGGTCCATGGCGGAGGTCGCGTCCCCAAGTACCGTCACTACGGTTACGACTACCTGGGAGTCAAAGGTGCGGAGGCGGCCATCATGACCGAGTTGCTCTTGCGTGGGGAGCAGACCGCGGGAGACCTAAGAAGCCGGGCCAGTCGATTCGAACCCATTGCGGATCTAGGCACGCTGGCAGCGCTGCTGACTAATTTGATGGACCGTGGGTTGGTCGTTGCGCTCACCCCGGCCGGACGCGGACAGGTCTTCACCCACAATCTCTACTTGCCGCAAGAACTCGAGCAACTGAAAGCTGAACACGCTGGCGGCAGCCCAGCAGCGAATCCGCAACCACGCAGTTCCACGAGTGAGCTGCATGCAGGCGAGTCGCATTCGGCAATGGCGGCAACCAAGGCTGCCCCACCGGCGAGTGCCGCAGCGCAAGAGGAGTTCGAGGCATTGCGAGAAGAGGTGGTGGAGCTGCGGATGTTGGTGGAGCAATTGACCGACCGTCTCGATCGTTTAGAGTCCTAG
- a CDS encoding SDR family NAD(P)-dependent oxidoreductase yields the protein MSTTKSLQGKVAIVTGAARGIGAAAAIELARAGAHVVVNDILPPDDTLKKITMVGGTGSAGVADVTDRAAVDQLVQSTKDTHGRIDLLVTNAAYSDRELFYKADLDGFQKTIDVCLWGPFNFVRAVANVMIEQGTGGAMVCISSPHAFKAIPGAMAYNMAKAATDQMARTAACELAEHRIRVNIVHPGWTDTPGERKFFHETELNARGSELPWGRLAKPEEIARGVLFLCEPGSEYINGATLPIDGGALLPHEQMFRVSGRPG from the coding sequence ATGAGTACGACAAAATCTCTGCAGGGCAAAGTAGCAATCGTGACCGGGGCGGCGCGTGGAATCGGGGCGGCTGCGGCCATCGAATTAGCGCGAGCCGGGGCGCATGTGGTGGTAAATGATATTTTGCCTCCCGATGATACGCTCAAGAAAATCACCATGGTGGGAGGAACGGGATCTGCTGGCGTAGCCGATGTGACCGATCGCGCAGCGGTCGACCAGTTGGTGCAAAGCACGAAAGACACTCACGGTAGAATCGACCTGCTGGTGACCAATGCTGCCTACAGCGACCGTGAGCTGTTCTATAAGGCTGATTTGGACGGATTTCAAAAGACGATTGATGTATGTCTGTGGGGGCCGTTCAATTTCGTACGAGCGGTCGCCAACGTCATGATCGAGCAGGGAACGGGAGGGGCTATGGTCTGCATCAGCTCTCCCCATGCCTTCAAAGCCATTCCCGGCGCGATGGCCTACAATATGGCCAAAGCAGCTACCGACCAAATGGCCAGGACCGCAGCTTGCGAATTGGCGGAGCATCGAATTCGCGTCAATATCGTGCATCCAGGTTGGACGGATACCCCCGGTGAGCGGAAGTTCTTCCACGAGACGGAGCTCAACGCTCGCGGAAGCGAGTTGCCCTGGGGACGCCTAGCCAAGCCTGAAGAAATAGCCCGCGGGGTTCTCTTTCTCTGCGAACCAGGGAGCGAGTATATTAATGGTGCCACACTCCCCATCGATGGTGGCGCGCTATTGCCGCACGAGCAGATGTTTCGCGTCAGTGGTCGACCGGGGTGA
- a CDS encoding DMT family transporter, whose translation MQRVWTVERFSYIFAALGSLFALGAGAAMALQPAVNAKLREQCNHPLQASVVSFGVGLLALLGLATLLRVGVPSVERLQTLPAWAWTGGLLGTYMVTVSLLVAPAMGATRWIALVLAGQMVVSLVLDHFGWLGYAQHAFTWPRIFGVLCVVLGVLIVMRN comes from the coding sequence ATGCAAAGGGTTTGGACCGTGGAACGATTCTCCTACATATTCGCAGCCTTGGGCAGTCTCTTCGCTCTGGGAGCTGGTGCGGCGATGGCATTGCAGCCCGCGGTCAACGCCAAGCTGCGGGAGCAATGCAACCATCCCCTACAGGCCAGCGTGGTTAGCTTTGGGGTGGGGTTGCTAGCGCTTCTTGGTTTGGCCACTTTGCTGCGGGTTGGCGTTCCCTCCGTCGAACGCCTGCAGACGCTGCCAGCCTGGGCTTGGACGGGTGGCCTCTTGGGAACCTATATGGTGACCGTTTCTTTGCTCGTCGCACCTGCAATGGGGGCCACTCGCTGGATCGCATTGGTTCTGGCTGGCCAAATGGTCGTCTCCCTCGTACTCGATCATTTCGGGTGGTTGGGCTACGCGCAACACGCTTTTACCTGGCCACGCATCTTCGGTGTCTTGTGCGTAGTGCTGGGAGTCCTTATTGTCATGCGGAATTAG
- a CDS encoding response regulator yields the protein MASPTVLDVGNCAPDHASIQRLVKTGFNAQLLQAHGPKDALAILRETPVNLVLINRKLDRDYTDGVEILKLIKADPELRAIPVMLITNYAEHQDAAVALGAERGFGKLEFQDPATHEKLAAFLA from the coding sequence ATGGCATCGCCAACCGTACTCGACGTCGGTAATTGTGCACCGGATCATGCCAGCATACAGCGTCTGGTGAAAACGGGCTTCAATGCGCAGCTTCTGCAAGCTCATGGCCCGAAGGATGCCCTGGCGATTCTACGGGAGACCCCCGTCAACCTCGTATTGATCAATCGCAAGCTTGACCGGGATTACACCGATGGGGTAGAAATCCTGAAGTTGATTAAGGCTGATCCAGAACTCAGGGCGATTCCTGTGATGCTGATTACGAATTATGCGGAGCATCAAGATGCTGCCGTCGCGCTGGGAGCGGAGCGTGGTTTTGGCAAGCTGGAGTTCCAGGATCCCGCAACGCATGAGAAGTTGGCAGCGTTTCTAGCCTAG
- a CDS encoding cupin domain-containing protein, whose protein sequence is MDVESVPYSLHVTEITKNAKVHYHKAITETYFVLECEDDAQMELDGERIPLRPHMAVVIHPKTRHRAVGGMKVLIVASPKFDPADEWFD, encoded by the coding sequence ATGGATGTGGAATCAGTCCCATACTCGTTACACGTGACGGAAATTACCAAAAACGCGAAGGTCCACTATCACAAAGCGATCACGGAAACCTATTTCGTGCTTGAGTGTGAGGATGACGCGCAGATGGAACTTGATGGCGAACGGATTCCACTGCGTCCGCATATGGCGGTGGTCATCCATCCGAAAACTCGGCACCGAGCCGTTGGCGGGATGAAAGTGCTCATCGTGGCCTCCCCAAAGTTTGATCCGGCCGACGAGTGGTTCGATTGA
- a CDS encoding methyltransferase RsmF C-terminal domain-like protein — protein sequence MSTAKIDWNMVLGPAAEVLGDEQSSHYDALQSALLQHSRRAIRPRPELPPNELPFGTDAVPWWQAGRFLSEDAVRPGGFLNFAAGDYYIQDAGSMLALALCGISPGQKVCDTCASPGGKSTAILEQLAGQGFLISNEVIHSRVALLNMALWRSGYGNQITTSTEVEVLAEYFPEKLDCVLVDAPCSGQSMVARGKQSMASFTPAQISHSAARQQRIFRAAARMVAPGGRMVYSTCTFSYAENEQIIQQFLDEHPGWEPIEPDHLEPWKSPTAAGCYRVWPHRDQCAGGFAAALRRQTLPSDAHLTEISADQLSPPPKRRPRNSWQVVAELPQEVADWFLADLDAPSLSLEFYRVGSQLHLVPAAINEALPSEKPWFEIAVAGTPIAEAQGKRWEPSYASSVLNKQIPMQPAQQIELSDDEAVQYVAGQAVRCTPHRTPPDLHGWCGVIWRGRKLSWGKFTSGVLKNHFPKVARQTNTQVAAGSLGPSPD from the coding sequence GTGAGTACCGCAAAAATCGACTGGAACATGGTTCTAGGCCCAGCCGCTGAGGTGCTGGGTGACGAGCAATCCAGTCACTACGACGCACTCCAATCCGCGCTCCTGCAACATTCCCGACGCGCGATTCGCCCGCGTCCCGAACTGCCCCCCAACGAGCTACCGTTCGGCACCGATGCGGTCCCCTGGTGGCAGGCCGGGCGATTTCTCTCAGAGGACGCTGTCCGGCCCGGCGGCTTTCTCAATTTCGCAGCAGGCGACTACTACATCCAAGACGCCGGTTCCATGCTAGCGTTGGCCCTGTGTGGCATTTCTCCTGGCCAAAAAGTCTGCGATACCTGCGCTTCTCCCGGTGGCAAATCAACGGCCATCCTCGAACAGCTGGCCGGCCAGGGATTCCTCATCTCCAATGAGGTGATCCACTCGCGTGTCGCACTGCTCAATATGGCCCTGTGGCGCAGCGGCTACGGCAACCAGATCACGACCAGCACCGAAGTTGAGGTGTTGGCGGAATACTTCCCTGAGAAGCTCGATTGCGTCCTGGTGGACGCCCCTTGCTCCGGTCAGTCGATGGTGGCTCGCGGCAAGCAATCCATGGCCTCCTTCACTCCAGCACAGATCTCGCACAGCGCAGCTCGGCAACAACGCATCTTTCGCGCAGCGGCACGTATGGTCGCTCCTGGCGGACGCATGGTGTACTCAACCTGCACCTTCTCTTACGCCGAAAATGAACAAATCATCCAACAATTCCTCGACGAACATCCCGGCTGGGAGCCGATTGAGCCGGACCATCTCGAACCATGGAAAAGCCCGACTGCGGCTGGCTGCTATCGCGTGTGGCCGCACCGAGATCAATGTGCTGGCGGATTTGCTGCCGCCCTCCGGCGTCAGACTTTGCCCTCCGACGCGCACCTTACCGAGATCTCTGCCGACCAACTCTCGCCGCCTCCCAAGCGGCGGCCACGAAACTCCTGGCAAGTCGTCGCGGAATTGCCTCAAGAGGTCGCTGACTGGTTTCTGGCCGATCTCGATGCTCCCTCACTCTCGCTGGAATTCTATCGCGTTGGATCGCAATTGCATCTGGTGCCCGCAGCCATCAACGAAGCCCTCCCGTCGGAAAAACCTTGGTTTGAAATTGCTGTTGCCGGAACTCCCATTGCCGAAGCTCAGGGCAAGCGTTGGGAGCCGAGCTATGCGAGCTCGGTTCTGAACAAACAGATTCCGATGCAACCAGCACAGCAAATCGAGCTCAGCGATGACGAGGCGGTGCAATACGTGGCTGGACAAGCAGTGCGGTGCACACCACACCGCACTCCTCCCGACCTGCATGGTTGGTGTGGAGTGATTTGGCGCGGTAGGAAACTCAGCTGGGGAAAATTCACCTCGGGAGTTCTCAAAAATCACTTCCCCAAAGTCGCGCGACAAACCAATACGCAAGTTGCCGCGGGAAGTCTAGGCCCTTCTCCTGATTGA
- a CDS encoding mechanosensitive ion channel domain-containing protein, whose product MTSFHRIQIISARLLLLLASSLVGYLLPSPQLCAQAVAESAAQPPAAAPATDPAGNLRSPASPTNPPAATAPPGAEVPPATTLPIDPIAGRIQEIQQRLAQTQAEIASNPDEAKKGLTDLYQKAITDLQAAQTAREKLQEWEARTVAAPQTLQTVLQQLETLKQQKDKPATFNFPNMDEGKIKVQQLGTELAAATAKRTKLTEEEAAREKRRKELPQLISDLKTLQDQQTKAGSPADAANAPAVTEALSWASDASLRSINQQILALESEQRAYEAEATLLPKQIELARSEENRLQELVKQANAQLEAIRTNRILQQRLELEHALLDTKSPANQEPINQELIKNLLQHLETWQNWTARHNLLQTKLATTNETLRVWREKRSKMDARVSTSPTSKSGGTFNSWVGLMLRKQRNELPDTDQLYAEISLLQEQMRAADALRFELDDELQTAQSQLTQEEAIQAASADNEDEPPKEARTEELLKQTIDILQAIQLDLNTHVDALYETANQIQNTIHLSIDYQEFIDKHVLFIRSSERLQSSDIPSLMEAFHWLVSLDNWRFTGALLLRDIYQEPWWYTLLVVGLGILLANQTNLRRRLGEVSTKASKNTCTQFSYTVRGILLTFLISSPLPLALLFFFWRLTVRSQLEYTMGADLQFVQAVSSSLLLTVSVFLPAELLRQLCRSNGLGIKHFGWPESESKSLGNNLRWLINSTVPLIAVFGMLNYQADARWESSLGRVVFICLMPLISISLYRIFHPQTGIFSDFLRSNSGGWLDRTSLVWFLAIVLSPILMAFTSYLGYHYTAVRIAGHFASTMWMIVALTLVYCVLTRWILLNRRRLVRQQARQRLEDAAKRDSGTAAPAVDDTTVDLITLNEQTRRLVTSVVVATGLGIAYRIWFDVLPAVDMLNSVQLWTTQGPTPDENINITLANVVLVIPILILAIIAGRNVPGLLEIALLQYLPLTKAAKYAITTMFRYAILAISIMAVSYVLGLQWASIQWLVAALGVGLGFGLQEIFANFVSGIILLFEQPLRVGDTITVDGTTGVVSKIRMRATTIINWDRQELIVPNKDLITGKLLNWTLSDTMNRIVVNVGIAYGSDTSRACDIIREICEEHPNIMSSPSPVITFEGFGDNTLNLVVRAYLESLDNRLATIHEMHQQIYMAFGTAGIEIAFPQRDLHIRSIPDRLSKWFESRS is encoded by the coding sequence ATGACATCCTTTCACCGTATCCAGATTATTTCGGCAAGGCTCCTGCTCCTGCTTGCCAGCAGTTTAGTAGGGTACCTACTACCTTCACCCCAACTCTGCGCACAAGCCGTTGCCGAGAGTGCTGCTCAGCCACCGGCAGCAGCCCCAGCCACGGACCCCGCCGGAAATCTGCGGTCCCCTGCTTCCCCCACGAATCCACCGGCCGCTACCGCGCCCCCGGGTGCGGAAGTCCCCCCGGCCACAACGCTCCCCATCGATCCGATCGCAGGTCGAATCCAAGAGATCCAACAGCGTTTAGCGCAAACTCAAGCAGAGATTGCGTCGAATCCCGATGAAGCGAAAAAGGGGCTGACAGACCTCTACCAGAAGGCGATCACGGATTTGCAGGCCGCTCAAACCGCGCGCGAAAAACTGCAGGAATGGGAGGCCCGAACGGTGGCGGCCCCGCAGACGCTCCAAACCGTACTCCAACAACTCGAAACGCTTAAACAACAGAAAGACAAACCAGCCACTTTCAACTTTCCCAATATGGATGAGGGGAAAATAAAAGTTCAACAGCTGGGCACCGAGCTGGCCGCCGCCACCGCCAAGCGAACGAAACTCACCGAGGAGGAAGCTGCTCGAGAAAAACGCCGCAAGGAACTTCCACAACTAATCTCCGATTTAAAGACACTTCAAGACCAACAAACCAAGGCCGGAAGCCCAGCGGACGCAGCCAATGCGCCGGCTGTTACAGAAGCCCTCTCCTGGGCCAGCGATGCAAGTCTCCGATCGATCAATCAACAAATCTTGGCCTTGGAAAGTGAGCAGCGGGCCTACGAAGCTGAGGCAACCCTGCTCCCCAAACAGATTGAACTTGCGCGGAGTGAGGAGAACCGGCTCCAAGAACTGGTAAAGCAAGCCAATGCGCAACTTGAGGCCATACGCACCAATCGCATCTTGCAACAACGACTTGAACTGGAGCATGCGCTGCTCGATACGAAATCTCCTGCCAACCAAGAGCCCATTAACCAAGAGCTCATTAAGAACCTACTGCAACACCTAGAGACCTGGCAGAATTGGACAGCAAGGCACAACTTGCTACAAACCAAACTAGCTACGACCAACGAGACACTGCGTGTGTGGCGTGAAAAACGCTCCAAAATGGATGCCAGAGTTTCCACTTCTCCGACCTCAAAGAGCGGCGGTACGTTCAACAGTTGGGTTGGTCTGATGCTTCGTAAACAGCGTAACGAACTGCCCGACACGGATCAACTCTACGCAGAGATCTCATTGCTTCAAGAGCAGATGCGAGCTGCTGACGCTCTGCGTTTCGAGCTAGACGATGAATTGCAAACCGCCCAATCCCAGTTAACCCAAGAAGAGGCGATTCAAGCAGCTTCCGCGGACAACGAAGATGAACCTCCTAAGGAAGCGCGAACCGAAGAGTTGCTGAAGCAAACGATCGATATCTTGCAAGCGATACAACTCGACCTCAACACGCACGTCGACGCCCTCTACGAAACCGCCAATCAAATCCAAAACACGATCCACTTGTCGATCGATTATCAAGAATTCATTGACAAGCACGTACTGTTCATTCGTAGTTCGGAACGGCTGCAGAGTTCAGACATCCCCTCATTGATGGAAGCCTTTCACTGGCTGGTTTCACTAGACAACTGGCGTTTCACCGGTGCACTCTTGTTGCGAGATATCTACCAAGAACCGTGGTGGTACACTCTGCTGGTAGTCGGGTTAGGCATTCTATTGGCAAACCAAACCAATCTGCGTCGTAGGTTGGGAGAAGTCTCCACCAAAGCAAGCAAGAACACCTGCACTCAGTTTTCGTACACCGTTCGCGGAATCCTCTTAACCTTCCTTATTTCGTCGCCGCTCCCCTTAGCACTGCTATTCTTCTTTTGGCGTCTCACGGTTCGGTCTCAACTCGAATACACCATGGGCGCAGATTTACAATTTGTGCAAGCCGTTTCCAGCAGCCTACTGCTGACCGTGAGCGTCTTCTTACCGGCGGAGCTGTTGCGGCAACTCTGCCGCTCCAATGGATTGGGGATCAAACATTTTGGCTGGCCAGAGTCCGAATCTAAAAGTTTGGGCAATAACCTTCGCTGGCTGATCAATAGCACCGTTCCACTCATTGCGGTGTTTGGAATGTTGAATTATCAAGCCGACGCGCGCTGGGAATCTTCCTTGGGCCGCGTCGTCTTCATCTGCCTGATGCCGCTCATTTCGATTTCGCTCTACAGAATTTTCCATCCTCAAACTGGAATCTTCAGCGATTTCCTCAGAAGCAACAGTGGAGGTTGGCTCGATCGAACAAGTCTAGTTTGGTTCTTGGCCATCGTCTTGAGCCCGATCCTGATGGCATTCACCAGCTACTTAGGCTACCACTACACGGCTGTTCGAATAGCGGGCCACTTCGCCTCGACGATGTGGATGATCGTAGCATTGACGCTCGTCTATTGCGTCCTTACCCGTTGGATACTGCTCAACCGTCGAAGACTCGTTCGACAACAGGCTCGCCAACGCCTTGAGGATGCTGCCAAACGTGATTCGGGGACCGCTGCCCCCGCCGTCGATGACACGACGGTCGATCTGATCACGCTCAATGAACAAACAAGACGGTTGGTCACTAGTGTTGTGGTAGCCACCGGATTAGGAATTGCCTATCGAATCTGGTTCGATGTCCTGCCTGCGGTCGACATGCTCAACAGCGTTCAACTCTGGACGACCCAAGGCCCTACTCCCGATGAGAACATCAACATCACGTTGGCCAATGTCGTGCTCGTCATTCCGATTCTGATTTTAGCAATCATCGCTGGCCGCAACGTACCGGGCCTGCTGGAAATTGCCCTACTCCAATACTTGCCGCTCACCAAAGCAGCCAAGTACGCAATTACGACCATGTTTCGATATGCGATTCTGGCAATCAGTATCATGGCGGTCTCTTATGTACTCGGACTGCAGTGGGCTAGCATCCAATGGCTGGTGGCAGCTCTGGGCGTCGGACTCGGCTTCGGCCTCCAAGAGATCTTTGCCAATTTCGTGTCAGGCATCATCCTCCTCTTTGAGCAACCTCTCCGCGTAGGCGATACGATCACCGTCGACGGAACAACTGGAGTCGTCTCCAAAATCCGCATGCGCGCCACCACGATCATCAACTGGGATCGCCAAGAGTTGATCGTACCCAACAAAGACTTGATCACAGGTAAACTACTCAACTGGACGCTGAGCGACACGATGAATCGCATCGTCGTCAATGTGGGCATCGCCTACGGTAGCGATACATCCCGAGCCTGCGACATCATCCGCGAGATTTGTGAAGAGCATCCCAATATTATGAGCTCCCCTTCCCCCGTCATCACCTTCGAAGGCTTTGGTGACAATACGCTCAATTTAGTGGTCCGGGCCTACCTCGAATCACTCGACAACCGCCTTGCAACGATTCATGAAATGCATCAACAGATCTACATGGCCTTTGGTACTGCTGGCATTGAAATAGCCTTTCCGCAACGTGACTTGCATATTCGATCGATCCCAGACCGCCTGTCCAAATGGTTTGAGTCCCGATCCTAA